One Saprospiraceae bacterium genomic region harbors:
- a CDS encoding YceI family protein yields MKIQFYLLLGFIILYSCKQAPKDKLQTSGSAMNAAVSDSFAIDPEQSLVYWSGSSPSGPHNGFVKLAGGELFFNGDMLVSGELRVDMRSIQNLDIQEEVDRKDLEDHLKDADFFNVDTFPVAVFRILSAQVTNDTLNNLIVKGTLVIKGVSQELEVTGSIQKTEQRVFVSIPEFNIDRTQYNIMYQSKKILPSIKDGFINDEISLSIKLSGIRNSVN; encoded by the coding sequence ATGAAAATTCAATTTTATCTTTTACTGGGCTTTATCATTCTCTACAGCTGTAAGCAGGCTCCTAAAGATAAGCTTCAGACCAGCGGATCTGCAATGAATGCAGCAGTTTCAGACAGTTTTGCGATAGATCCCGAACAGTCGTTAGTTTATTGGTCGGGTTCTTCCCCATCGGGACCGCACAACGGATTTGTTAAGCTGGCGGGGGGAGAATTGTTTTTTAACGGCGACATGCTTGTAAGTGGGGAGCTGCGTGTGGATATGAGGAGCATCCAAAATCTCGACATCCAGGAAGAAGTAGACCGCAAAGATCTGGAAGACCATTTGAAAGATGCCGATTTCTTCAATGTGGATACATTTCCTGTTGCTGTTTTCCGAATCCTATCTGCTCAGGTGACAAACGATACGCTGAACAATCTGATCGTAAAGGGCACTTTGGTGATCAAAGGAGTATCGCAGGAATTGGAAGTAACCGGAAGTATTCAAAAAACTGAACAAAGGGTTTTTGTGAGTATACCGGAGTTTAATATCGACCGGACCCAGTATAATATAATGTACCAATCCAAAAAAATTCTGCCTTCGATCAAAGATGGATTTATCAATGATGAAATCAGCTTGAGTATTAAACTCAGTGGAATCCGGAATTCAGTAAATTGA
- a CDS encoding S9 family peptidase, which translates to MNHLFRIFFWVFIAASCLAQDKKAMTHEAMWMLKRIGVPAVSPDGKWVVYQMTEPSYEDKEQVSDLWIMPTEGNEKPRRLTTGKAGEGNYSWSPDGKFLAFTAKREGDDVAQIYLMNMAQGGEAQRFSKISTGASAPKWSPDGKWILFNSSVFPGCVTDSCNKKMIEEKKKQKYQARVYTSFPIRNWDKWLDEKQTHLFVQPLDSAQCSDLFKDAMLIKESGFSIESANWSKDGNVIVFSATTERNTQAYREPEYHLYKIGRDGGAETKLTTGSYEFTQPQISDDGKYLLCMESPCNNGKLYNLSKLVRFDWPDMSNKFYIDKNSDRPVNQFVPKGNEIYLSVEDHGRDRLMVYSLEGGSPRIFPKLTTGSYSNLSISRTGPPVILAQWESVNAPGEIVRIDRDGTHQILSNANRAQLDTIALSSYETFYFTSSRGKQIRNLLIKPPHFDPTKKYPLFVVIHGGPAGSWKESWSYRWNYHLLASPGYVLLLTDFTGSTGYGEKFSQDIILDPFKGPADEINEAAAYALLKYTFIDGSKQAAGGASYGGHLANWLQATTTHYKCLISHAGLVNSISQWGSSDYIFGRELMNGGTPWSKSKTWKEQNPMYYADKFKTPMLVTIGELDYRVPVNNSIENWNILQRQKVPSKLIVFPEENHWILKAENSRFFYKEVHAWLKQHLE; encoded by the coding sequence ATGAATCATTTATTCAGAATATTCTTCTGGGTTTTTATTGCTGCTTCTTGCCTGGCGCAGGATAAAAAGGCAATGACTCATGAAGCCATGTGGATGCTTAAACGCATTGGTGTTCCGGCCGTAAGTCCGGATGGGAAATGGGTTGTTTATCAGATGACCGAACCTTCTTATGAAGACAAGGAGCAAGTCAGCGACCTTTGGATAATGCCAACAGAAGGGAATGAAAAACCACGGAGGCTCACTACGGGTAAAGCCGGTGAAGGAAATTATTCCTGGAGTCCGGATGGGAAGTTTTTAGCTTTTACTGCAAAAAGAGAAGGCGATGATGTTGCTCAAATTTATTTGATGAATATGGCCCAGGGTGGGGAAGCACAACGATTTTCAAAAATCAGCACAGGGGCTTCAGCACCCAAGTGGAGCCCGGATGGAAAATGGATACTGTTTAACAGTTCAGTGTTTCCAGGTTGTGTGACAGATAGTTGCAACAAGAAAATGATTGAAGAAAAGAAGAAACAAAAATATCAGGCCAGGGTCTATACCAGTTTTCCCATCAGGAACTGGGATAAATGGCTCGACGAGAAGCAGACTCATTTGTTTGTACAACCTCTGGACAGTGCGCAGTGCAGCGACTTATTTAAAGATGCCATGCTTATCAAAGAATCCGGATTTTCAATAGAATCTGCTAATTGGTCTAAAGATGGAAACGTAATTGTTTTTTCAGCGACTACCGAAAGGAATACGCAGGCATATAGGGAACCGGAGTATCATTTATATAAGATTGGACGAGATGGCGGCGCTGAAACTAAACTAACTACAGGCAGTTATGAATTTACTCAACCGCAAATTAGTGACGATGGAAAATATTTGTTATGTATGGAGAGTCCATGTAACAATGGCAAGTTGTATAACCTTTCAAAACTGGTCCGCTTTGACTGGCCTGATATGTCAAACAAATTCTACATCGATAAAAATTCAGACCGCCCGGTCAATCAGTTTGTCCCCAAAGGAAACGAAATATATCTTTCGGTGGAAGATCACGGCAGAGACCGGTTAATGGTGTACTCCCTGGAAGGAGGAAGCCCCCGGATTTTTCCTAAACTAACGACTGGTAGTTATTCAAATTTAAGTATAAGTAGAACAGGTCCTCCGGTAATTTTAGCACAATGGGAATCGGTAAATGCTCCGGGCGAGATCGTACGCATTGATCGCGATGGAACCCATCAAATATTGTCGAACGCAAATCGTGCTCAACTGGATACGATTGCTCTGTCTTCCTATGAAACTTTTTATTTTACAAGCAGTCGAGGAAAACAAATTCGGAATTTGCTGATAAAACCGCCGCACTTCGATCCCACAAAAAAATACCCCTTGTTTGTGGTGATTCACGGAGGACCAGCCGGGTCCTGGAAGGAGAGCTGGTCTTATCGTTGGAACTATCATTTGTTAGCCAGTCCGGGTTATGTGTTGTTGTTGACTGATTTTACAGGTTCAACGGGGTATGGTGAAAAATTTTCGCAAGACATTATTTTGGATCCTTTCAAAGGACCGGCCGACGAGATCAACGAAGCTGCTGCATATGCCTTACTCAAATATACCTTCATCGATGGAAGCAAACAAGCTGCGGGCGGGGCCAGTTATGGCGGTCACCTCGCCAATTGGCTGCAAGCAACAACCACCCACTACAAGTGCCTGATCAGTCATGCTGGATTAGTCAACAGCATTTCACAATGGGGAAGCAGCGATTACATTTTCGGACGCGAATTGATGAATGGCGGAACCCCATGGTCAAAATCCAAAACCTGGAAAGAACAGAATCCAATGTATTATGCTGATAAATTCAAGACACCCATGCTGGTTACCATCGGAGAACTCGACTACCGCGTTCCTGTAAATAACAGTATAGAAAACTGGAACATTCTGCAAAGGCAAAAAGTACCTTCTAAACTGATCGTGTTTCCCGAGGAAAACCACTGGATCTTAAAAGCGGAGAACAGCAGGTTTTTTTATAAAGAAGTACATGCCTGGCTGAAACAGCACCTGGAATAG
- the gcvP gene encoding aminomethyl-transferring glycine dehydrogenase: MQLFPRYDQFQARHIGTIGPDVATMLKTLGVQSLDELIQQTVPDSIRLRDGLRVPEALSEYDYLSMLAEIAAKNKLFKNYLGQGYSGTVTPNVILRNVFQNPGWYTQYTPYQAEIAQGRLEALLNFQTMVADLTGLPIANASLLDEGTAAAEAMLMFYHQKARKTKEESPDVFFVDRHVFAQTLAVLNSRAWPAGIRIVIGDTQTDPIPDRCFGILIQYPDCSGKIVNPESLIKKAHEKDCLVAMATDLMALCLLKSPGELDADVAFGNSQRFGVPMGFGGPHAAFFATKEDFKRNIPGRIIGVSIDEKGNKALRMALQTREQHIRREKATSNICTAQALLAIMASMYGVYHGPIGLKAIARRIHDMTSAVAQALKTLGYELESETFFDTIAVRADQAQMESIRQKALHTEINLWYTDSHILISFDESHGEADLQSLVSVFSSNASVEISGSPIPCLPSDLLRSSDYMTHPVFNRYHTESAMMRYIKSLENKDLSLVHSMISLGSCTMKLNAATELIPVSWPEFSNIHPFVPGNQVEGYLQMIDELENYLCAVTGFTACSLQPNSGAQGEFAGLLAIRAYHESRNDHHRNIALIPASAHGTNPASAVVAGYEVVVTPCDDQGNIIVSELKSKAEQYKDRLACLMVTYPSTHGVFETSIREICQIIHDNGGMVYMDGANMNAQVGLTSPAAIGADVCHLNLHKTFAIPHGGGGPGMGPICVNDRLKPFLPTHPYQYKNPGSESVPAVSASTYGSASILLISYAYIRLLGPDGLKKSTEHAILNANYIAARLSKHYKVLYTGEMGRVAHELILDLRPFKDAGVSAEDVAKRLMDYGFHAPTLSFPVAGTIMIEPTESENLEELDRFCDALLNIFNEIMEVERGEYPKDNNVLCNAPHTAAIITSDHYDLPYSREKAAYPLAYLKLQNKFWPSVSRVNNAHGDRNLICTCPPMESYMNS; this comes from the coding sequence ATGCAGCTTTTTCCTCGTTACGATCAATTTCAAGCCCGGCATATTGGAACTATAGGTCCCGATGTGGCAACCATGTTGAAAACATTAGGTGTACAAAGTCTCGACGAACTCATCCAGCAAACCGTTCCAGACAGCATACGATTAAGAGACGGGCTCCGGGTGCCCGAAGCGCTTTCAGAATACGATTACCTGTCGATGTTGGCTGAAATTGCTGCAAAAAACAAGTTGTTTAAGAATTATCTGGGTCAGGGTTACAGTGGAACGGTTACTCCAAATGTGATCCTTCGCAACGTATTTCAAAATCCAGGTTGGTATACGCAATATACTCCCTACCAGGCTGAGATCGCACAGGGACGATTGGAGGCTTTATTGAATTTTCAAACCATGGTAGCTGATCTTACCGGACTGCCTATTGCTAATGCATCGTTATTGGACGAAGGCACTGCTGCTGCAGAGGCTATGTTGATGTTTTACCACCAGAAAGCCAGGAAAACCAAAGAAGAATCTCCAGATGTATTTTTTGTAGATCGCCATGTTTTTGCACAAACGCTTGCCGTATTGAATTCAAGAGCCTGGCCTGCAGGAATCAGGATCGTAATAGGCGACACCCAAACAGACCCCATTCCAGACCGGTGTTTCGGTATTTTGATCCAATACCCGGACTGCTCCGGAAAGATCGTCAATCCGGAGTCCCTTATTAAAAAGGCACACGAAAAAGATTGCCTCGTTGCTATGGCAACCGATCTGATGGCTCTCTGCCTTTTAAAGAGCCCGGGAGAATTGGACGCCGATGTGGCATTTGGAAACAGTCAGCGCTTTGGTGTTCCCATGGGTTTTGGAGGACCCCATGCAGCATTTTTTGCAACCAAGGAGGATTTTAAACGGAATATTCCGGGAAGAATTATTGGTGTTTCCATCGATGAAAAAGGAAATAAAGCACTTCGCATGGCATTGCAAACCCGGGAGCAACATATCCGCCGTGAAAAAGCGACTTCAAACATATGTACCGCCCAGGCATTGTTGGCGATTATGGCTTCGATGTATGGCGTATACCATGGCCCCATAGGATTGAAAGCAATTGCCAGAAGGATACACGACATGACCAGCGCCGTTGCACAAGCTTTGAAAACCCTGGGTTATGAACTGGAATCCGAAACATTTTTTGATACCATAGCGGTACGCGCTGATCAGGCTCAGATGGAATCGATCCGCCAAAAAGCCTTACATACAGAGATCAATTTGTGGTACACCGATTCGCATATTTTGATCAGCTTTGATGAAAGCCATGGGGAGGCAGACTTACAATCGTTAGTTTCTGTATTTTCTTCAAATGCTTCCGTAGAGATTTCAGGATCTCCAATCCCCTGTTTACCTTCTGATTTGTTGAGGAGTTCCGACTATATGACGCATCCGGTTTTTAACCGCTACCACACGGAAAGTGCGATGATGCGTTACATCAAGAGTCTTGAAAACAAAGATCTTTCTCTGGTTCATTCGATGATCTCTCTGGGTTCCTGTACCATGAAACTCAATGCGGCAACCGAACTCATTCCGGTCAGCTGGCCCGAATTTTCAAACATCCATCCTTTTGTCCCGGGCAACCAGGTTGAAGGCTATCTTCAAATGATTGACGAACTCGAAAATTACTTATGCGCTGTGACCGGCTTCACAGCATGTTCATTGCAACCTAATTCGGGTGCACAGGGAGAATTTGCCGGATTGCTGGCCATCCGCGCATACCATGAATCCCGGAATGACCATCACCGAAACATCGCGTTAATCCCTGCCTCCGCTCACGGAACCAATCCTGCCAGTGCAGTCGTGGCCGGATATGAAGTCGTGGTCACGCCATGTGATGACCAGGGAAATATCATCGTTTCCGAACTGAAGTCAAAAGCCGAACAATACAAGGATCGGCTGGCTTGCCTGATGGTCACCTATCCATCCACGCATGGTGTATTTGAAACTTCTATACGCGAGATTTGTCAGATCATCCACGACAACGGAGGGATGGTTTATATGGATGGAGCAAATATGAACGCGCAAGTCGGACTGACCAGCCCTGCAGCTATTGGTGCGGATGTCTGTCACCTGAATCTCCATAAAACTTTTGCGATCCCTCACGGTGGAGGAGGTCCGGGTATGGGCCCCATTTGTGTAAACGATCGGCTGAAGCCGTTTCTCCCCACCCATCCTTACCAATACAAAAACCCGGGTTCTGAATCTGTTCCCGCTGTCTCTGCTTCAACTTATGGCAGCGCCAGCATCCTCTTGATTTCGTATGCATACATACGCTTGTTAGGTCCGGATGGATTGAAAAAATCGACGGAACATGCCATCCTGAATGCAAATTACATAGCTGCACGATTGAGTAAACATTATAAAGTCCTCTACACCGGAGAAATGGGCCGTGTGGCTCACGAACTGATTCTCGACCTTCGTCCTTTTAAGGATGCGGGCGTGAGCGCCGAAGATGTTGCCAAACGCCTCATGGATTATGGATTTCATGCGCCTACCTTATCTTTTCCGGTAGCAGGAACAATCATGATTGAACCCACAGAATCTGAAAACCTGGAAGAACTCGATCGCTTTTGCGATGCGCTGTTGAACATTTTCAACGAAATTATGGAAGTTGAAAGAGGCGAATATCCAAAAGACAATAACGTCTTGTGTAATGCTCCACATACCGCAGCGATCATCACCTCGGATCATTACGATCTGCCTTATTCCCGCGAAAAAGCCGCTTATCCATTGGCTTATTTGAAACTACAAAATAAATTCTGGCCCAGTGTAAGCCGGGTAAATAACGCCCATGGAGACAGAAACCTGATTTGTACTTGTCCACCGATGGAATCTTATATGAACTCCTGA
- a CDS encoding MerR family transcriptional regulator has product MAIYSIADLEMLTGIKAHTIRIWEKRYAVITPKRTQTNIRFYNDDDLRKLANIALLNQQGYKISQLSEMPVQEIESIVANFNDVEVFNREALDALTLSILQLNEKNFTHLVNTNINQLGFDHTFNHILMPLLDKLNDMWLSGSIKKVHEEFVGRIIKKKIIQELCKYETQEVHGDASFILFQPHEEKQELNQLFVELFIRKHQIKVIDLGSELMVNDLMDAIQIIRPKFLFSIIHEESSVGFIDDLVKALNEMNDPPILLITGYWSDHFKEQTRFIKITKGFDELEQFIGTVKEFNTTVKRV; this is encoded by the coding sequence TTGGCAATCTATTCGATAGCGGATCTCGAAATGCTCACCGGCATTAAAGCCCACACCATACGGATTTGGGAAAAACGCTATGCAGTCATTACTCCTAAAAGAACGCAGACCAATATCCGGTTTTACAACGATGACGACTTGCGCAAATTGGCAAACATCGCCCTGCTCAATCAACAGGGGTATAAAATTTCCCAGTTATCTGAAATGCCCGTTCAGGAGATTGAATCGATAGTTGCTAATTTTAACGATGTAGAAGTGTTTAACAGGGAAGCGCTGGATGCTTTGACGCTTTCCATATTGCAGCTGAACGAAAAAAATTTTACACATTTGGTCAATACCAACATCAACCAATTGGGATTCGACCATACATTCAACCACATCCTCATGCCACTTCTCGACAAACTCAACGATATGTGGCTGAGCGGAAGTATCAAAAAAGTTCACGAGGAATTCGTCGGGCGCATCATTAAAAAGAAAATCATTCAGGAACTCTGTAAATACGAAACTCAGGAAGTGCATGGAGATGCAAGTTTCATTTTATTTCAGCCACACGAAGAAAAGCAGGAACTCAATCAACTTTTTGTAGAACTTTTTATCCGCAAGCACCAAATCAAAGTAATAGACCTGGGTTCTGAGCTCATGGTTAATGACCTCATGGATGCCATTCAAATCATCAGGCCAAAATTTTTATTCAGCATTATCCATGAAGAATCGTCTGTAGGTTTTATTGATGATCTAGTGAAAGCTTTGAATGAAATGAATGATCCCCCCATACTTCTGATCACTGGTTATTGGTCTGACCATTTCAAAGAACAAACCCGTTTTATTAAAATCACTAAAGGTTTTGATGAGCTTGAACAGTTTATTGGCACCGTAAAAGAATTCAATACTACAGTTAAACGCGTTTGA
- the mnmG gene encoding tRNA uridine-5-carboxymethylaminomethyl(34) synthesis enzyme MnmG — protein sequence MFGEYDVIVVGAGHAGCEAATAAANMGCRVLLVTMNMHTIAQMSCNPAMGGVAKGQIVREIDALGGYSGIVTDETRVQFRMLNRSKGPAMWSPRAQSDRNLFARKWRNLLEAHPLIDFWQDMVKGLIIKDKKVNGVITGMGQRIECKTVVLTNGTFLNGIIHIGEKQFGGGRAGEHAATGITEQLVSLGFESGRMKTGTPPRLDGRSINYKILEEQPGDEHPSRFSFLKTNVPEQQLSCHISYTNQEVHDILKTGFDKSPMFAGRIKGLGPRYCPSIEDKIDRFAERDRHQLFIEPEGWDTHEVYLNGFSSSLPEEVQYKALQKIPGLEQVKMFRPGYAIEYDYFPPTQLSLSLETHLVSNLFFAGQINGTTGYEEAACQGLMAGINAALRVKNEQSLVLSRSEAYIGVLIDDLVNKGTEEPYRMFTSRAEFRILLRQDNADLRLTPIAANLGMNHMESRLERVRQKSEGQKNISKLLQSVSVSPEQINDYLTSLGSSPTETRLKLSQLITRPNVSIAGLITLLPELASSLSEFDEEVLQCSEIQLKYEGYIKKEQELVDKMTRLEHIKLNPEFDYSGIAALSNEAKTKLSKIKPISIGQASRISGVSPSDISILLVYLGR from the coding sequence ATGTTTGGAGAGTACGATGTCATTGTAGTTGGAGCAGGCCACGCCGGTTGCGAGGCTGCCACTGCTGCAGCAAATATGGGTTGCAGGGTCCTGCTCGTCACCATGAACATGCATACCATCGCGCAGATGTCCTGCAATCCTGCTATGGGAGGTGTTGCAAAAGGTCAGATCGTAAGAGAAATCGACGCACTTGGCGGATATTCTGGCATTGTGACAGACGAAACCCGGGTTCAGTTTCGAATGCTCAATCGTTCTAAAGGCCCGGCTATGTGGAGTCCTCGTGCACAAAGCGACCGCAATCTCTTTGCACGAAAATGGCGCAATTTGCTCGAGGCTCATCCGCTCATTGATTTTTGGCAGGATATGGTAAAAGGTCTGATCATCAAAGACAAAAAAGTGAATGGAGTAATCACCGGAATGGGCCAGCGCATTGAGTGCAAAACGGTAGTACTCACAAACGGAACGTTTTTAAATGGCATCATCCATATCGGTGAAAAACAATTCGGGGGTGGACGCGCCGGCGAACATGCTGCGACAGGAATTACAGAACAGCTGGTCAGTCTCGGATTTGAAAGCGGCAGGATGAAAACAGGAACGCCTCCGCGTCTGGATGGGAGAAGTATCAATTACAAAATTCTCGAAGAGCAACCAGGAGATGAACATCCTTCGAGGTTTTCATTTTTAAAAACCAATGTTCCTGAACAACAGTTAAGCTGCCATATCAGCTATACCAATCAGGAAGTCCACGACATATTAAAAACCGGATTCGACAAAAGTCCGATGTTTGCCGGCAGGATTAAAGGCCTCGGTCCGCGTTATTGCCCTTCAATCGAAGATAAAATTGATCGCTTTGCAGAACGCGACCGGCATCAGCTGTTTATCGAACCGGAAGGATGGGATACACACGAAGTCTATTTGAATGGCTTTTCTTCATCACTCCCAGAAGAAGTGCAGTACAAAGCCTTGCAGAAAATTCCCGGCCTGGAACAGGTGAAAATGTTCAGGCCCGGATATGCTATCGAATACGATTATTTTCCGCCCACGCAATTATCCTTAAGTCTTGAAACGCATTTGGTTTCCAATCTTTTTTTTGCAGGACAAATCAACGGCACGACCGGTTATGAAGAAGCTGCATGCCAGGGTCTCATGGCCGGAATCAATGCTGCACTGCGCGTTAAAAACGAACAATCGTTAGTTTTATCCAGATCAGAAGCATATATCGGCGTACTGATCGACGATTTGGTGAATAAAGGTACTGAGGAACCTTACCGCATGTTTACTTCCCGCGCAGAATTCAGGATCCTGCTGAGACAGGATAATGCAGACCTTCGCCTAACACCCATAGCTGCCAATCTGGGAATGAACCATATGGAAAGCCGTTTAGAACGGGTCCGCCAAAAATCAGAAGGCCAAAAAAATATTTCAAAACTCCTGCAATCTGTTTCAGTTTCTCCCGAACAAATAAACGACTACCTCACTTCTTTGGGTTCTTCTCCTACAGAAACCCGATTGAAACTAAGCCAGCTCATAACCCGGCCCAATGTAAGCATCGCCGGACTCATAACATTATTGCCGGAACTCGCATCTTCGCTCTCTGAATTCGATGAGGAAGTTCTTCAATGTTCAGAAATACAACTTAAATACGAAGGGTATATCAAAAAAGAACAGGAACTGGTAGACAAAATGACGCGCCTGGAACATATTAAGCTGAATCCTGAGTTCGATTATTCAGGGATTGCCGCACTCAGCAATGAAGCGAAAACCAAACTCTCGAAAATAAAACCCATCTCCATCGGACAGGCAAGCAGGATCAGCGGCGTGTCCCCATCTGATATTTCAATTTTGCTCGTGTATTTGGGAAGATGA
- a CDS encoding DUF3828 domain-containing protein: MKTIHVPFVIQYSLYLILISTSFSCKHGKPVTQTDVTRSRDSLEMSNTIHQFYKWYHGIISDTIQDFNFVDDSGDRYKLKRELLKIYLDKLNSSGHLSNSFIAREEAFYLECEKLWQDEIVGEVPSCMDGDHFFCAQEWDMDFWTNSPIVLDVLDSDSAQVRMVGKSFGLELERKFKLVREVGIWKLDFIECDMGF, encoded by the coding sequence ATGAAAACAATTCATGTTCCTTTTGTAATTCAATATTCGCTTTACCTTATTTTGATTTCTACTTCCTTCTCTTGTAAACATGGTAAACCTGTTACGCAAACGGACGTGACCAGGAGCAGGGATAGCTTAGAAATGTCAAATACCATCCATCAGTTTTACAAATGGTATCACGGTATCATTTCAGACACCATCCAGGATTTTAATTTTGTTGATGATTCAGGCGATCGTTATAAATTGAAGAGAGAACTTCTGAAAATTTATTTGGACAAATTGAATTCAAGTGGACATTTAAGCAACTCATTCATTGCAAGAGAAGAAGCTTTCTATTTGGAATGTGAAAAATTATGGCAAGACGAAATTGTAGGTGAAGTCCCATCCTGTATGGATGGAGATCATTTCTTTTGTGCTCAGGAATGGGACATGGATTTTTGGACCAACTCCCCAATTGTACTGGATGTTTTGGACTCCGATTCTGCACAGGTCCGTATGGTTGGAAAATCTTTTGGACTTGAGCTAGAGCGCAAATTTAAACTTGTCCGTGAAGTTGGAATCTGGAAGTTGGATTTTATTGAATGCGATATGGGATTCTGA
- the rfaD gene encoding ADP-glyceromanno-heptose 6-epimerase, protein MIVVTGAAGFIGSCLVSYLNHRGHDNLILADALSKKETPNLYGKKFSAYFDRRIFLNWLESNASQIEFVFHIGARTDTTEFDEQIFEELNVNYSKRIWKICTDYDIPLVYASSAATYGSGEFGYSDDHSKISLLQPLNPYGWSKQYMDQWVLTQDAHPSRWAGFKFFNVFGPNEYHKGRMASVIFHACNQILLSGKMKLFRSNDPSIKDGEQKRDFIYVIDVLEVLYDFYISSRPNGIYNMGSGEAHTFKDLVHFTFESLEIPEQIEYIDMPSDLMKTYQNYTCADMQKLYQSGYNRPMSPFRDSVHAYVKYFLKNQRYY, encoded by the coding sequence ATGATTGTTGTCACGGGAGCGGCTGGTTTTATTGGTTCCTGCCTGGTGTCGTATCTGAACCACAGAGGACATGATAACCTTATTCTTGCAGATGCCCTATCTAAAAAAGAAACGCCCAATTTATATGGGAAAAAATTCAGTGCATATTTTGACCGGCGTATTTTTCTAAACTGGTTGGAATCAAACGCATCTCAAATTGAATTTGTATTTCACATAGGCGCACGAACAGACACCACAGAATTTGACGAACAAATTTTTGAAGAACTCAACGTCAATTACTCTAAGAGAATCTGGAAAATATGCACCGATTACGATATTCCTCTGGTTTACGCATCGAGTGCTGCAACGTACGGCAGTGGAGAGTTTGGGTACAGCGATGACCACAGTAAAATTTCTCTTTTGCAACCCTTAAATCCATATGGTTGGTCGAAACAATATATGGACCAATGGGTACTTACACAGGATGCCCATCCTTCACGTTGGGCAGGATTTAAGTTTTTTAATGTGTTTGGTCCCAATGAATATCACAAAGGCCGCATGGCTTCAGTCATTTTTCATGCCTGTAATCAAATCCTCCTAAGTGGCAAGATGAAATTGTTCCGTTCAAATGATCCTTCAATAAAAGATGGCGAACAAAAACGCGATTTCATTTACGTGATCGATGTGTTGGAAGTACTTTATGATTTTTACATTTCTTCAAGGCCCAATGGAATTTATAATATGGGAAGTGGTGAGGCCCATACGTTTAAAGATCTGGTCCATTTCACTTTTGAATCTCTTGAAATTCCGGAACAAATCGAATACATCGACATGCCCTCAGATCTGATGAAGACCTATCAGAATTATACTTGTGCCGATATGCAAAAATTGTATCAAAGCGGATACAACAGGCCTATGAGTCCTTTCCGGGATTCTGTACACGCTTATGTAAAATATTTTTTGAAGAATCAACGCTATTATTGA